A window of Helicobacter pylori genomic DNA:
GGTTTTGTTTAAAGCACCTTAACAAAAATCCCAAACATCTTTAATGTTTGGGTGCTTCACTTGATTGGCAATAACTAAAGCTTTTTATTAAAAATGTTTTTTGAACTTTGTCTCATTTTTATAGTAAAATTCTTTCTCTTAAGGGGATAGATGGTATTTTGAAAAATTCTCCCCCCATAACCCCCAAAGAGCGCTTTTTTAAGAGATGATCACTCAATTAAAATGAAGCTCCTTGCTATTTAATCTTAAAAAATGCCTTTGAGCCTTTTTTAGATCTATGATCAACGCTTAATCAATTTAAACCTTGCTACAATTTAGCAAGACTCCAACATGACAAATCCATTCAAAAATGATATAATAGCCTTGATGAACTCATTTTAAGGAAAATGCCCATGCGTTTGCACACTGCCTTTTTTGGTATTAATTCGTTGCTTGTTGCCGCTCTTTTGATAAGTGGTTGCAGTCTTTTTAAAAAGCGTAACACTAACGCCCAGCTAATCCCCCCTTCAGCTAATGGCTTGCAAGCCCCAATTTATCCCCCAACCAACTTCACCCCTAGAAAGAGCGTTCAGCCTCTCCCTAGCCCACGCATTGAGAATAACGATCAGCCTATCATTAGCTCTAACCCCACTAACGCTATCCCTAACACCCCTATCCTCACGCCTAATAATGTCATTGAGTTGAATGCAGTAGGCATGGGTGTGGCTCCAGAATCCACCATTTCGCCCTCTCAAGCTCTAGCTTTAGCCAAGCGAGCGGCTATTGTTGATGGTTACCGCCAATTAGGGGAAAAAATGTATGGTATTAGGGTGAACGCCCAAGACACCGTCAAAGACATGGTTTTGCAAAATTCTGTGATTAAAACGAGGGTCAACGCTCTCATTCGTAACGCTGAAATCACTGAAACCATCTATAAAGACGGCTTGTGTCAAGTGAGCATGGAGCTTAAATTAGACGGCAGGATTTGGTATCGCATTTTGAGCGGAGCGAGAGGATAACCCTCTACCTCATCAATTATGCGGTATTTTAGAAGCGCTTTTTTGCTATTTTTCATGACACTCTTTTTTGTCTCTTGCTCTAAACACCCTTTTTCTAAGCAAACCCCTAAGACTAGAGAGCAAATCAGACAAGAAGAAGCTCGTAAAAAAAGAGAAGAAACTTTGAATGCATTGCGCCAGTTCAGGCTCATTTATATCAACACGCCGGTTTTTCGCTTTTATGATTACGGCACGATTAAAACCGATAAAGACCGCAACACTGAAGTAACCCTTTACAAGCTCAGCCAAAAAGTGGGCGATATTTATATGACTAAACGAAACATTTGTTTTAGCCAAAAATGTTCGGCCAAATGGATTGCTGCAAGGGATTTGTTTGGTAAGGTGAGCTATGGGGATTTGTTTGATGACATTGTTTTAGGGAGGGATATTTTTAAAGGTTTAGGAAAACGCCACCTAACCCCTGAATATGTGATCCAAAGGTTTCAAAAAAGCGGAGAAATTATCCTTTATGAAAGAAAAAATGGTTTGATTTCTTTCCAGAATTTGACGCAAAAAATCGCCATTAGGATTGAACCCTATGAGCCTTCTTTACAAGATTTAGAAGACAATGAAAACGCTGATAGCGAGCTTCAATGAAAAACTTTTCCCCACTCTATTGTCTTAAAAAGTTCAAAAAACGCCATTTACTCGCTTTGAGCTTGCCCTTACTCTCTTATGCGAATGGTTTTAAAATCCAAGAGCAAAGCCTGAATGGCACGGCTTTAGGATCGGCTTATGTCGCTGGGGCTAGGGGCGCTGACGCTTCTTTTTACAACCCGGCAAACATGGGCTTTACCAACGATTGGGGCGAAAACAGAAGCGAATTTGAAATGACCACCACCGTGATTAACATCCCGGCCTTTAGCTTTAAAGTCCCTACAACCAATCAAGGCTTGTATTCGGTAACGAGCTTAGAAATCAATAAAAGCCAACAAAATATTTTAGGCATCATCAACACTATAGGATTAGGCAATATCCTTAAAGCGCTCGGGAATACGGCCGCTACAGATGGCTTGCAACAAGCAATCAATCGGGTTCAAGGGCTAATGAATCTAACCAATCAAAAAGTCGTAACGCTCGCTTCAAATCCTGACACTCAAATCGTGAATGGCTGGACAGGCACGACTAATTTTGTTTTACCCAAATTCTTTTATAAAACGCGCACGCATAACGGCTTCACTTTTGGGGGGAGTTTCACCGCTCCTAGCGGATTGGGCATGAAATGGAATGGTAAAGGGGGGGAATTTTTGCATGACGTTTTCATCATGATGGTAGAGCTTGCCCCTAGCATGAGTTACACTGTTAATAACCGCTTTTCTGTGGGGGTGGGTTTGAGGGGGCTTTATGCGACCGGGAGCTTTAATAACACCGTTTATGTGCCTTTAGAGGGCGCTTCGGTCTTGAGCGCGGAGCAAATTTTAAATTTACCCAATAATGTTTTTGCCAATCAAGTGCCAAGCAACATGATGACTTTATTAGGCAATATCGGCTATCAGCCGGCGCTTAATTGCCAAAAAGCCGGTGGGGATATGAACAATCAAAGCTGTCAAGAGTTTTACAATGGCTTGAAAAAAATCATGGGCTATAGCGGTTTAGTGAAAGCGAGCGCGAATCTTTATGGCACGACTGAAGTGGTGCAAAAGTCTAACGGGCAAGGCATATCAGGGGGCTATAGGGTGGGTTCGAGTTTGCGCGTGTTTGATCATGGGATGTTTTCAGTGGTGTATAATTCTTCGGTTACCTTTAACATGCAAGGCGGTTTAGTGGCTATCACAGAGCTTGGTCCTTCTTTAGGGAGCGTGTTGACTAAAGGCAGTTTGAATATCAATGTTTCACTCCCCCAAACTCTAAGCCTGGCCTACGCCCATCAATTTTTTAAAGATCGCCTAAGGGTTGAGGGGGTGTTTGAACGCACTTTTTGGAGTCAAGGGAATAAATTCTTAGTAACCCCTGATTTTGCGAACGCTACTTACAAGGGCTTGAGCGGAACGGTCGCTTCCTTAGACGCTGAAACGCTTAAAAAAATGGTGGGTTTGGCGAATTTTAAAAGCGTGATGAACATGGGGGCTGGCTGGAGGGACACGAACACCTTTAGATTAGGGGTAACTTACATGGGTAAAAGTTTGCGTTTGATGGGCGCTTTTGATTATGACCAAGCCCCAAGCCCCCAAGATGCGATAGGCATTCCGGACTCTAATGGCTATACTGTGGCTTTTGGGACGAAATACAACTTTAGGGGCTTTGATTTGGGCGTAGCAGGAAGTTTCACTTTTAAAAGCAACCGCTCTAGCTTGTATCAATCCCCAAACATTGGGCAATTAAGAATCTTTAGCGCTTCTTTAGGCTATCGCTGGTAAAACATGCCAAAGAATCAAACCATGCTGGATAACAAAACGATTTTAATCACCGGAGGCACTGGGAGTTTTGGCAAATGCTTTGTTCGTAAAGTCTTAGAAACCACCAACGCCAAAAAAATCATCGTTTATAGCCGAGATGAATTGAAACAAAGCGAAATGGCCATGGAATTTAATGACAGCAGGATGCGTTTTTTTATCGGCGATGTGAGGGATTTAGAGCGCTTGGATTACGCTTTAGAGGGCGTGGATATTTGTATCCATGCCGCCGCGCTCAAGCATGTCCCCATCGCAGAATACAACCCCCTAGAATGCATTAAAACCAATATCATGGGAGCGAGCAATGTGATTAATGCATGCTTAAAAAATGCAATCAGCCAGGTTGTCGCTTTAAGCACCGATAAAGCCGCTAACCCCATTAACCTTTATGGCGCGACTAAATTGTGCAGCGATAAGCTTTTTGTGAGCGCGAACAACTTTAAAGGCGCTTCTCAAACGCAATTTAGCGTGGTGCGTTATGGTAATGTGGTGGGGAGTCGTGGGAGCGTGGTGCCGTTTTTTAAGAAATTAGTCCAAAACAAGGCGAGTGAAATCCCTATCACGGATATTCGCATGACACGATTTTGGATCACTTTAGATGAAGGGGTTTGTTTTGTGTTAAAAAGCTTGAAAAGAATGCATGGGGGTGAAATTTTTGTGCCAAAAATCCCTAGCATGAAAATGACTGATCTCGCTAAAGCCCTAGCCCCTAATATTCCCACTAAAATCATAGGGATTCGCCCGGGCGAAAAACTCCATGAAGTGATGATCCCTAAAGATGAAAGCCATTTAGCCCTAGAATTTGAAGACTTTTTCATCATTCAGCCTACTATAAGCTTTCAAACGCCCAAAGATTACACGCTCACTAAACTCTACGAAAAAGGCCAAAAAGTCGCCCCTGACTTTGAATACAGCAGTCATAATAATAGCCAATGGCTAGAGCCTGATGATTTATTAAAATTATTATGAATTTTTTAGAAGATTTATTTTACCCTTTAAGATTATTGGAAAACAAACGCATTTTATTGCTCGTGAGCGGCTCTATTGCGGTGTATAAATCCCTAGAATTAGTGCGCTTGTTGTTTAAAAGCGGGGCTAGTGTTCAAGTGGTGATGAGCAAGGGTGCGAAAAAATTCATCAAACCCTTAAGCTTTGAAGCCTTGAGCCATCATAAGGTCTTACACGATCACAATGAAAAATGGCATTACAACCACCAAAACGCCTTGCACCATAACCACATCGCATGCGCTGCTAACGCTGATTTGCTCATCTTTGCCCCTTTAAGCGCTAACAGCCTGTCTAAAATCGCTCACGCTTTAGCGGATAATACCGTTAGCGCGGCGTTTTTAGCCTGCACTTCCCCTAAAATCCTAGCCCCTAGCATGAACACTAACATGCTTAAATCCCCTATCACTCAAAGCAATTTGCAACGCTTAAAGGATTTCAATCACATCATTTTAGACACTCAAAACGCCCTTTTAGCATGCGATACTAAAGGCGATGGAGCGATGGCTGAGCCTTTAGAAATCCTTTTTAAAGCCGCTCAAACGCTCTTAAAAGACGCTTATTTTGAAAACAGAGAAGTGGTAGTTATGGGCGGCGCGAGCGTGGAAAAGATTGACAGCGTTCGAATCATCAGCAATCTTTCTAGCGGGATTCAAGCGAGCGCGTTGGCTTTGGCGTTATATTTTAAGGGAGCAAAAGTTACTTTCATTGCCTCAAACTTCCCTACCCCTTTGCCTAAAGAAATCGCAAAAATTTTAGTCAGTGATACCCAATCTTATGAAAACGCCTTAAACAAAACCGCTAAAAACTTAAAAAAACATGCCTTAAAACCCCTACTCTTTAATCTAGCCGCCATTAGCGACTATGCGCCTAAAATTTCTTTTAACCATAAGCTTAAAAAAAGCGAGTTGGGTGGAACGCTAAACATTGAATGCGTTCAAAATAAGGATTTGTTAGCTTCTGTTGATCCCAATCAATTTATTAAAATCGGTTTTAAAGCCGAAGACGATCAACAAAACGCCATGCAAAATGCGCAAAATCTTTTAAAACCTTCTCAAGATAACGGCAAGGATTGTTCTGTGGCCGCTTTGAACCTCATTAAAGATTCACGCCCTTTTGGATCATTAGACAATGAATTATGGCTCTTCAGTCATAAAAAAACCCAAAAAATCCCTTCTATGAACAAACTAGAAGCCAGTTTTAAAATCCTTGATTTTATCAAGGACAACGCCCTCTAATGCTAGAAGCCCTAAACGCTATAAGTCAGCTTAACGCTCTTCATTCCAAAAACGCTACGCACCATTTTAACGCTACCTTACCCATTCTTTTAAAGGTGCTAGAAAAACAAGATAAAGGCCTTTTTCTTTTGCAAGTGGGTAATAAAATTATCCCCACTAAAAGCGAACAGGAATTGAAAATCAATCAGCCCTATTTTGCGACCATGCAAAGAAACCAATTGGGCGATATTGTGCTTAAAAATTTAGTGCCTGCCCCAAAAATCTTAGACGCATTGGACGATTTGCCCACCCTTGAAATGAAAAAAATCAAAGAAATCTTAAGCGCTAAAGACAGCACCCCCTTAAAAGAATACAAAGAACTTTTAAGCGAAAAATTAGTCCATGCTAAAAATTCTCAAGAGTTTTTGAATATAGCCAACATGCTTTTAAGCTTGCAATCGCAGGTTTTAAGCTTTGTGGTTCAAAACGAGCGCAAAAAAGCCTTTTTGCAAATGAAAGCCAAAAAACAAAGCGTTGATTTTTACGCCCTCTATCCTAATTTAGGCGAAATTGGCGGCGTTATCTACTTGAAAGAAAAAGAAAAACAACTTTTTTTAAAAACCACCCTCCAAAGGACTAAAGAAATTTTAAAAGAGGCTCAAAACACCCTTTTAGGCTTTTCTTGCGTGGAAATTGCGTGCGAAAAAACCCCCATGCTTTTTGCATTTGAAGAGCGTTTGTTGGATACGATAGGCTAGATTTTTTAATCCGCTCTAAATCTCAATAACGAAAAACTTTATTTTTAAATTTTGTTTTTTTAAGCTCTATTTTCTTAGCGTTTTTAATTTTATTACCCCACTAAAACAAAGCCTTTATCTTTAATCTATATAAAATTTATGTGAAAACGCCCTTCCTAAAGCAAGGGGCTTCCTAACTAAAGCGTCCCAACAAACACTAACCAACGGACGCTAAACTAACATGAAAGGCTTTGTTCTTTAAAGTCTGCATGGGCATTTCCTGCCCCCAAAAAGACTAAAAGTATTTGGCTATTTTTTAGTTTCAATATAGCCTAACAGCTATGCGCTTGCATATTCTCGTCCTAAAGGACGAAATTTTTCGTGCTAGTGGGATAAAATTTATATAAAATTTTAGAATTCCTCACGCATTTTTTAAAAGTGTTTCAACCGCTAAACTTTTATCTTTAGCCTGTGTGATCGCGCTAATGACGGCGATACCACTAAATTTTTGTATTTTTAAAGCGTTATCTGTCGTGATGCCCCCAATCGCTACAAGGGGTTTTTTCACCCCGCTATCTTGTATTTTTTTTAAAAGTTCTATGCCTACAACTTGTTTGGCGTCTTTTTTAGATGGTGTGGGAAAAATAGGGCCTACCCCTAAATAGGCTACACTATCTAAATGACGCGCTTTTAGGGCTTGCTCTAAAGTATTGACGCTCAAACCTATAAAAAGGCGCTTCTTGCACAAAGCGATCACCTTTTCTATAGCCATGTCTTCTTGCCCCACATGCACGCCATCAGCCTTTAATTCTAACGCCAGTTGCACCTCATCATTGACAATAAAAGGCGCGCCGTATTTTTTGCATAATTTTTGACACTCTAGGGCTAATTGTTTGATTTGAGTGGGATCTTGTAAGGCTAAATCGCCTTTTTGGCGGAATTGAAACGCTGTGATTTTAGATTGTAAAGCTAATTTTAAAGTGTCTAAAAGCGCGTTTATCCTATCGCCTTTTATATGGTAGAAATCTTGCGAACCAGCCACAAACATGAGTTTTAAGCAATCCGCATCAAACATGCTTTTTAACGCTCCACAAATTCAAAGGCCCATGCCCATGCCCAATATTTAAGGGGTTTTGAATGATGATAGTTAAAAGTTCTTTAGCCTTTATAATAGCGTTTTTTAAATCCAACCCTTGAGCGAGTAAGCCCACAATCAAGCTAGATAAAACACAACCCGTGCCATGCGTGTTTTTCGTGTTAAAGCGCTTGGCGTTTAGGATCAATTCAGTGTCTTCTAAAAACACCCAGTCGTTGCTAAACTCCCCTTGAAAATGTTCTGTATGCCCCCCTTTAATCACAGCGTTTTTAACGCCTAAATCTCTTAAAATGCCCATCGCTTTTGAAGCGCTTTTATCATCTCGCACTTGAACGCCTGTAAGCGCATAAACTTCAGGGAGGTTAGGGGTTAGTAAATTGGCTTTAGGTAAAAGGCGCTTTTTTAAGCTTAAAATCGCATCTTCTTCTAAAAGCAAGGCCCCATTCTTTGCCACCATCACCGGATCTAAAACGCAAAACCCAAAATCACAGGTTTCTAAAGTGTCCGCTACGCATTCAATGATTTGATTGTTGCATAACGCTCCTATTTTGAACGCTTTGATAGAAAAGTCATCTCTGATCGCTAAGATTTGCGCTTTCACGCTCTCCACGCTTAATGGATAAACCCCATGCACGCCCTGTGTGTTTTGAGCGGTTATGCAAGTGATCACGCTTGTCCCAAACACGCCTAAAGTTTGGAACGCTTTCAAATCGGCTTGTATCCCAGCACCCCCACCGCTATCGCTACCAGCAATGCTTAAAACTTGCGGATAAACTTTCATAACGCTTCCTCAATAAGGCTATTTTCTAACTTTATGGGCAAGCTTAGAGCGTCTAAAAAATAAAACAAGAACGAACCATTGGAGCCGTTATTTTCTAACACTTTTTTTTGCGCGTTAAAAGCGGCTTGTTTATAGAGCGCGCAAAGTTGCACCATAGAATCTAAGGGGTCTTTTTTCAAACTTAAAAAGCTCGCACACGCTGCAGTGTGCAAACACCCAGCCCCAGTAATCACAGCCAAATACTCACTCCCCCCAGTGATGCTAAAAACTTTTTTCCCATCGCTCACATAATCTATTTTACCCGTCATTACCGCTATCACAGAATATTTTTGAGCCGCTAATTTGACAATTTCTATAGGCGTGGTAGAATGCTTGGAATCTAACCCCTTGCTTTCGCAAGAAATACCCACTAAAGAGCCTAATTCTGCAGCATTACCCCTAAGCGCGCTAACCCCTTCGCTTTTTAAAAGCTCTAAGCTTGTGTTATAACGCAAAGCGCTTGCTGAACACCCCACCGGATCTAACACAATGGGCTTATTTAAAGCCTTATAATGTTTGATAGCTTCTTTAGCGCACAAAATAGTGCGTTCATTGAGAGTACCAATATTGATAGCGAGCGCGTCAGAAATTTTTGCTAAATCCTGCATTTCATCAATCGCATCACTCATTAAAGGCGATGCCCCTAAGGCTAACAAGCCATTAGCCACAAATTGCGCCACCACATAATTAGTGATATTATGCACTAAGGGGCGTTTTTGGCGTAATTCTTTCAACATTTTAAAACCTCCTTAAAATTTCTTGTATTTTACAAAAAAATCCATCAGGCGGTGCTTGTCTTTGAAATTTAATGTGAAAGCGTTCAACAAAATGAACTATTTTTCATTAATCTCATCTTTTTTAACCCCATTTTTTTTAAAGATAGCGCTAGTGAGATCACAAAAGCGGTGGAAAAAGCGAGAAAGGGCTGCAGCGACTTTTTCTTTCACCTCTGCATAGCGCGAGCTGAACATGGAGGGTTTTTCTTCAATGATTTCAGGGAATTTTGTCCCGCTGAAATCAATTTCGCCCCCCTTAAAGGCATGCTGCATGAACGAATAGGCTTTTTCTTCATTCAAGCGGTTTTCTTCTATGATATTTTGGAATTCCTCTTCTCGTTTTTGGTGGATATAATTTTGAAAATATTCATGGACTTCTTGATCCTGGTTGTTGTATTGATCAATAAAATCCATGATCAAATCTTTTTTATTCCTTAATTCTATGCTGGAGTTAACGATCGGCTCTATTTTATTTTTAACGCCTTGGATCTCTAAATGATGCTCTTTAGCGAACTCTTCAATCAAGTTTAAAATATAGTCAATATTGACTTCCACTTGCTTAATGAGTTCAATTTCAAAAATCAAATCATCGTTAATCTCTTCTTTATCCCCTCTTTTTTCTGGCCTCATTTCATCGTAAAAATCAAGGTATTTGCTTTGATAGTCTTGAAAATCCCTAGGACTGATGTAATCGTTTTTATTAAAATTTTCAAAGCTGTTTAAAATATTTTCTAGTTTCAAAATCTTGCCAAAAAGCTTGATAAAATCCTTTTTCTGGCTTTCTGAAATGATCGGCTCTTTTAGGGGAAACTCGGTTAAAAGCCTTTCAATCAAACTCTCATAGCCCTCGTATTCTTTATTCTCATCAATATAGCCTTTCAAATAGTCTTCATATTTTCTTAACAACACAACAGATTGAGCGTCCTTGTTGCCAAAAAGCGTGAGAGCGGCATTCAAATCCTCTTCTAAATCCCTAAAACAAACGATATTCCCATGCGTTTTGACGCTGTCTAAAATGCGGTTAGTCCGTGAAAAAGCTTGGATTAGCCCATGGTATTTCAAGTTTTTATCCACCCAAAGGGTGTTAAGCCTGGTAGCGTCAAACCCGGTAAGAAACATGTTCACCACCATTAAAAGATCAATTTCACGATTTTTCATTTTTTGAGAAAGATCCTTATAATAGCTTTGGAATTTTTGATCCGAAGTGTCAAAAGAAGTGTTAAACCTTTGATTATAATCCGCAATCGCGCCCTCTAAAAAATCCCTTGAGCTTTTGTCTAGCCCAGCGGTGTTTTCATTGTTTTCATCTTCTAATGCATCAAAATCTTCATTAGGGCTATAACTAAAAATCGTAGCGATTTTAAGGTCGTGTTTTTCTTCTTTAAAGGCTTGGTAGTATTTTTTCAGCATTTCTATGTTTTGGCATGCCAGAATGGAATTGAATTTTTTGTTTTTAGTGGTTTGATTGAAACGCTCTAAAATGCATTTAGCGATTTCTTTAATTCTCCTAGTGTCTAAAAGAGCGTTTTGCGCGTCAATGGCTCTAATGTCTTTATCCTTAATATTTTCTTTAGCTTTAATGGTGTTGTGGTATTCCACCCTAAAGGGCAAGACATTTTTATCCCTGATCGCATCAATAATGGTGTATTGGTGGAGGCATGTCCCAAATTTCTGCTCTGTCGTGCCTAGCGGGTTGTTTTTATCGCAATTTTGTGGAAGAATGGGTGTGCCGGTGAACCCAAAAAGGTGGTATTTTTTAAACGCTTTAGTGATGATTTGATGCATTGAGCCTAACTGACTCCTGTGGCATTCATCAAAAATCATCACGATTTCTTCATTAAAAATCGCATGCCCTTTAAGGTGCGATTTAACGAATTTGTCTAATTTTTGGATCGTGGTGATAATGATTTTAGCGTTAGGGTTTTCAAGCTGTTCTTTTAAAATCTTGGTGCTGGTGTTAGAATTAGCACAATCTTTTTGGAATTTATCGTATTCTTTCATGGTCTGATAGTCTAAATCTTTTCGATCCACCACAAACAAAACCTTTGCAACATGTTCTAATTCTTTGGCTAAAGTCGCGCTTTTAAAGCTCGTTAAGGTTTTACCGCTCCCTGTCGTGTGCCAGATATAGCCTCCACTTTGGCTTTTCCCATAAGTTTTATGATTATGCGTGGCTTTGATTTTTTCCAAAATCCTTTCTGCTGCCACGATTTGATAAGGCCGCATCACCAATAAAACCTCATTGCTGGTGAAAACGCAATAGCGCGTTAAAACGTTCAAAAGGCTGTGCTTTGCAAAAAACGCCTTAGCAAAATCCATTAAATCTTCAATATTGCAATTCTGGCTATCCGCCCAATAATTCGTGAATTCAAAAGTATCGGCCTTGTTGTTTTTCTCAATTTGCGCCATTCTTGTGGTGTTTGAATAGTATTTGCTGCTCGTGCCGTTACTGATGACAAAAATCTGCACGAACTCAAAAAGCCCATCTTCGGCACTAAAACTATCCCTTTTGTAGCGTTTGATTTGGTTAAACGCCTCTCTGATCGCCACGCCCCTTTTTTTCAATTCCACATGCACTAAAGGCAAGCCGTTCACAAGGATGCTCACATCATAGCGGTTCTCATACTTCCCCCCTTTAGCGCTGTATTGGTGGATCACTTGCAAGGCGTTTTTATGGATATTTTTCTTATCAATGATTTTAATGTTTTTGGTTTTCCCGTTCTCAAGGGTTAGGTTAAAAATCGGATCTTCTTGGATTTTCCTCGTTTTGGCTTTGTAATCATCGTTTTTATTAGCGATGAATTGAGAATAAAGAGTCTCCCATTCTTTGGGCGTGAAATGATGATCATTAAGCTTTTCTAACTGCTCTTTTAAATTGTCTTTCAATTCTTTTTCGTTGTGGATGTTTTTAAATGCATAGCCTTGTTTTTGTAAAAGCGCGATAAATTCCCCTTCTAATTGCACCTCGCTCTCATAAGCACTTTTCCTTTCATTATCGCTATGAAATTCCGCTACTACCGTGCTTTCATTGCTTTCTGCGATGGTTTCGTAATTCATGTTATCCCTTGTTTTGGAGAAAATTTTCAATATCTGCTTTATTGAGAGCGGGGATACTACCACGAAAAACAAGATTTTCCATAATTTGGCTTTCATTAGTTTTGAGATAAAAGTATAAAAATTTTGTTAAAAGTTTGCTAGTATCTTTAACTTTATAGGGATAGCATAGGCCCCCTGCAAAAAATTTTTCATTAAAGTAATTTATAAATCCTGCATATTCTCCCCTAGATGCAATAGTTATATTTTCTCCATCATTATTAAAATCATGGTAATAACCATACAAATCTCTCCCTGAATTTATCACTGGATACATACCATTTCTTTCTACTTCGCTCACTTCACTTATTTTAAGCGTTTTTTTATTTGTGCTTTCACACACCTCCCCCAACTTCCTAAACCCCACCCCATCAGGCGCTAGGGTTTGGAGTAAGCGCTCTATTTTGTTCATTTTGCCTCCTTTTAAGCTTCTAGCTCTTTGATAATTAGATCAAGGCTGTTTCGTAAAGCGCTTTGCTTTCCCACCACTTGAGCAATCTCCAATTGAAGCGCTTTGATGTCAATGATTTCTTTCGTATCTTCTTGCTCCACATAGCGGTTCACCGATAGGTTGTAATCGTTTTCTCTGATTTCTTCCATAGCCACTAGAGCCGAAAAATGCTTGATGGCTTTCCTTCGGTGTAGGTTTGCAAAATCTTTTCTCGGTTGCGCGCTTTGAGTTTGTTTTGTTTGCCTTCTTTGAGGAATTCCTTACTCGCATCAATAAAAAGCGTGGTGTCGTCTTTTTTGTTTTTCTTAAGCACTAAAATGCAAGTAGCGATATTCGTTCCAAAAAAGAGGTTTTCAGGCAAAGCGATCACGCAGTCAATGAAATTATTTTTCACTAAATATTCTCTGATCTTTTTTTCCGCACCGCCTCTATAAAGCACCCCGGGAAATTCCACGATCGCAGCAGTGCCTTGATTGGAAAGATAAGAAAGCATGTGCATGGTGAAGGCGAGATCGGCGGCGTTTTTGGGCGCTAGCACGCCGGCTGGGCTGAAACGCTCATCGTTGATTAAAAGAGGGTTTTTATCGCCTACCCATTTAGTGGAATAAGGAGGGTTAGAAACGATCGCATCAAA
This region includes:
- a CDS encoding restriction endonuclease subunit S; translation: MNKIERLLQTLAPDGVGFRKLGEVCESTNKKTLKISEVSEVERNGMYPVINSGRDLYGYYHDFNNDGENITIASRGEYAGFINYFNEKFFAGGLCYPYKVKDTSKLLTKFLYFYLKTNESQIMENLVFRGSIPALNKADIENFLQNKG
- a CDS encoding HsdR family type I site-specific deoxyribonuclease codes for the protein MNYETIAESNESTVVAEFHSDNERKSAYESEVQLEGEFIALLQKQGYAFKNIHNEKELKDNLKEQLEKLNDHHFTPKEWETLYSQFIANKNDDYKAKTRKIQEDPIFNLTLENGKTKNIKIIDKKNIHKNALQVIHQYSAKGGKYENRYDVSILVNGLPLVHVELKKRGVAIREAFNQIKRYKRDSFSAEDGLFEFVQIFVISNGTSSKYYSNTTRMAQIEKNNKADTFEFTNYWADSQNCNIEDLMDFAKAFFAKHSLLNVLTRYCVFTSNEVLLVMRPYQIVAAERILEKIKATHNHKTYGKSQSGGYIWHTTGSGKTLTSFKSATLAKELEHVAKVLFVVDRKDLDYQTMKEYDKFQKDCANSNTSTKILKEQLENPNAKIIITTIQKLDKFVKSHLKGHAIFNEEIVMIFDECHRSQLGSMHQIITKAFKKYHLFGFTGTPILPQNCDKNNPLGTTEQKFGTCLHQYTIIDAIRDKNVLPFRVEYHNTIKAKENIKDKDIRAIDAQNALLDTRRIKEIAKCILERFNQTTKNKKFNSILACQNIEMLKKYYQAFKEEKHDLKIATIFSYSPNEDFDALEDENNENTAGLDKSSRDFLEGAIADYNQRFNTSFDTSDQKFQSYYKDLSQKMKNREIDLLMVVNMFLTGFDATRLNTLWVDKNLKYHGLIQAFSRTNRILDSVKTHGNIVCFRDLEEDLNAALTLFGNKDAQSVVLLRKYEDYLKGYIDENKEYEGYESLIERLLTEFPLKEPIISESQKKDFIKLFGKILKLENILNSFENFNKNDYISPRDFQDYQSKYLDFYDEMRPEKRGDKEEINDDLIFEIELIKQVEVNIDYILNLIEEFAKEHHLEIQGVKNKIEPIVNSSIELRNKKDLIMDFIDQYNNQDQEVHEYFQNYIHQKREEEFQNIIEENRLNEEKAYSFMQHAFKGGEIDFSGTKFPEIIEEKPSMFSSRYAEVKEKVAAALSRFFHRFCDLTSAIFKKNGVKKDEINEK